Sequence from the Bremerella volcania genome:
CCAGCAAACTGGAAGCTGCCCGAATGGTGACCTCGACCGGCGAGAACATGATCATCGCCTCGGGACGCCAGCCTGACGTGCTGCCGCGCCTTCTGGCCGGTGAAGATCTGGGCACGCTCTTTCTCGCTCAAGGCAAAGCGGTCACGCCACGCAAACGCTGGATCGGGTATTCGGTGCAACCACGCGGCGAACTGGTGGTCGATGACGGGGCGGTCAAAGCACTGGGAGAGAAGGGGAAAAGTCTTCTGCCGATTGGTGTTACCGAAGTTCGCGGAACGTTTCAGAAAGGGGACGTCGTTCGTGTCTGCAATGGGCAAGACCAGGAAATTGCCCGCGGCCTGACGAACTATACCTCGGAAGAGATCGCCAAGATCCTGGGCAAGCGAACCGACCAGATCGAAGGGATTCTAGGGCATCACCCGTACGATGAGATCATTCATCGCGACAATCTGACGGTGAGCCGGGTCTGAATAGATCACCAGTCTTCTGGGGATTCAACGCCTGATATCGTTTAATCCTGAGCATTTGGAGCCAATTTGCGAAATAAATGGCAACGCTGGCTCGGTATGCGTGACAACCAAGTTGTCGAGGCGAATTTCGAATCACGGCGATGGTCATTTCTTAGCAATGGGTCGCCAGAATCGGAGCGACTCGCTGGTCGTCCTGGAGATGACCTCATCCCATCTACTTGTCGATGAAGGAACACTCTTGTCACACGCTTTATAAACGGGGGAAGATTTACCGTGATTGGTTACGAAATAACGGCCCGATGCCAAAAGCTGAATTATGCTCGGACTTACAGCGGTTGGTTCGAGGGAGATCCAAAACTCGAGAGTAAAGCCAAAGAAGTCGCCGCGAAGGCGGTGGTTAAGCAAGTCGCCAAGCAAGGGGTCAAACTGCTGGTCAGTGCCAGCGCGGGCAGCGTGGTGACGGTGGCCGACATCGTCTCGAAGCCGCTGCAAGGGCTCGGTTCGGCAGCGGGGCAATTGATCGCCGACAATATCTTGAAAATCAATCGCATCCTGGCCGCCGAGGGGCTCTTGTTTAATGACATGGCCGTCAGCTTGACCGGCGACTTCGAAGGAGGCTACCGGATCAACACCGACGAAGACCTGAAGAAGCTGCCTTACTTGTTGGCGCTGATTCCCGAGAAAGGAACGACCGATTCGTTCATGGGGGAATCGGTCCTGGAGATGACCATGATGTCCCACATCAACTTTGCTCGATATTTGCGTCAGTTCCACTTGAAGATTGGATCGAAGCAGACGCTGTACCACCTGGAAGTCAATATCGACGTGTGATCGCGCTGGGGTCGTGGCGTTGTCAAAAAAAACGGGAGGCCGATGACCTCCCGATGATGTTGGGTTTCCATTCTGTTGTCCGTCATGGCGGACGTCTACGAAGAACTCTTCTTCGGGAAAAACCGTTCCAAGTGTTCTTCGCTAGGTGGTTGCGTCATCAGCGATACGACGATCATCGCGACTGCCGCCGCCGGGACCATCGTCGCCACCGGCATCATGCCGAAGACGGTGAAGTGGGGATTCAACGCCATGTCGCTCATGTAGAAGAACAAACACCACAGACTGATCGCCGTAATCACGCAGGCATAAGCACCCGCCTTGGTGAGACGCTTCCAGTACAGAGCGGCGAAGACCAACGGGAACAAGCTTGAGAATCCGCTGAAGGTCCACACGCCCAGTGTGAACACGCGTCGCGGTTCGTACAGGCTGAGGATGTAGGTGACCGCCACGATCGCGATGATGAAGCAGCGTGCGATGATCAGAACCTGTTTGTCGGTGAAACGTTTCTTGCCGCCGTAATGGACGACGATGTCCTCGGTGAACATCGTGCCGATGCAAAGGAACTGGCTGTCGAGCGAAGACATGATCGCCGCCAGAACGCCTGCGGTGAGCAGACCGCTCAGGAACGGACCGCTCATGTTCGCCACCATGAACGGCAGCACCGCGTTGGGGTTGAAGTGGGGCGGAATCAATGCCCGCTCCGTGCCAGGCACGACTGCGGACGTCGCCCAAACGCCGACCAGCACACACGGAATCCAAACGATGGCAATGAACAGCGGGTGAGCCACCACAGGGAGCTTAAAGCTCTGGGCGTTCTTGGCCGTTAGCCAGTGCTGGAACAAGTGGGGAAACATGCCGACCGAGAGCGGAATGAACATGTACGTAATGAACACCAGCATCGACATCGCACGCGGTTCTTCAGGCGACCACTTGGTTGCCCGGTAGACGCCGGCGGTTCGCTTACGGGTCCATTTGGTTCCCAGTTCTGGCTTGTCGGGATTGATCAAGTCGTTGGGGTGACCCATGTTTTTGTTGTAGATGGGATCGGTGTAGGCGGCCAGAACGGCATCTTCGTTACGTTGATACTCGTTCAGTTCGTGACCTGTCATGACCTCCTTGTCCCACCACTGGGGTTTTTCTTTCGGCATGATGCGGTCGTCTTGCTCGATGTAGGCATCGTTTTTTTCGGCGATGGAAAGGTCGATCAAGTTGCTGGCCACGGCAAAGTTGGCTTCGGCTCGGGCTTTCCAGTTGCCGATTGGCGGGCCTTTGTAATCCGCGATCGCCTTTTCTTTTTGTTCAGGCGTCAGCAGTTCGCCGTTAGCCTTCTTGTTGGCATAGTTGTACTCGGCCAGCGACTGCCACGTGGCGAACGCTTTCTCGTATTTCTGTTCGTCCGACTCGGCGACCGATCGCATCAGCTTGGATGGGTTGCGTTTTTCGACGGCTTCGGACGCTGCTTGGACGCCTCCCAGGTTATCGGAAATGACCCAGAAGGTGATGATCCCCAAGATCATGAACACGATCGTCTGAAAGGCATTTGCCCACGCCGTACCACGCATGCCGCCGAAGAACACGTAGATCAGCACGACGATCGAAATGACCAGGCTGCCCAGCCAATTCGGAACGCCGTAGTCGTATTCGGCAAACATGTTCGTGAAAGCACCTTCGCTCACCGCGCTCACCACGGTTCCCGAGGCCATCACGCCAATCAGCAGGTAAGGAATGACCAGCCCGACCAGGATCGGGAACAGCAAGATGCCGATCTTGTCGCTTTGCAGGCGGTCGCGGAAGAACTGGATTTGCGTCGTGTAGCCATACTTCTTGCCCAGCGACCACAGCTTGATCCCCAGGACGAAGAAGCAGAGCGAGTGGATGATTCCGCTAGAGGACGCCAGCAAACCATACACGCCGACCCCTTCGGCATAGGCTTCGCCGGTCGAACCGACCAGCGCGAACGCGGTCATCGTGGTGCCGAACAGGCTCATCAAAAGCAAGAACGGACCAATCGAATGGCTGGCCAACATGTAGTCTTTGCTGGAGCCGCGAAACAGCATGCTGGCGAAGATGCCCAAGGCCAACAGCAAGACGAGATAAACGCAGATGACAATCAACGGTACCATTATTCGCCCCCTTCCGATTCTTGCTGGGCTTCTTCAATCAGATCGGACGGCCAGGCAAAGATGGTGGCGAGAAACCACACGAGGCCTGCTCCGACCGAGATACCAGCTTGCCACAGGAGCGTGATCGGCATGAAGCCACCAACCAAGGTACGATCGTCCCAGTACCAAAGATCTTGATGGAGGATGATGAGGGCTACGACCAGTAGCCATACCACGTATCTCATGGGTATGCGGCCTTCATGGTGGAGTGGGGCGGGCAAAACACGTTGAGAAGACAGTTGGTTAAACAACTATCGGCACATTCTAAACGCCCCCGCAGCGCGATGCCAGACCGAGTTGGTCACTTTTCCTCGGAGTTCAGGCGGTTGGGGAAGATCGTTTTGCATTGGAGATTTACCGGGAAGGCTGGTAGACTGAAATGCGTCATCCGGCCCGATTCCCGCCCTGGGATGACGCTTCCTGCCACCTTCTCGCGTGAGATTTCTTCATGACCCATTCCCTCTCTCGTCGTCAGATTCTTGCCGCTTCGGTCTCCAGTGTTCTTCTGCCAGCCGCTTTGCAAGGTGCCGATTCGGCCAGCGATTCGCCCAACCAGCTAACCGAGCCCCAACGAACCATTCCCGTAGCCGATACAACCGACGTATTGGTATGCGGCGGTGGACCGGCAGGCATTGCCACGGCAATTAGTGCCGCACGAACTGGGGCCTCGGTGCGAATTCTGGAAGCTCACGGCTGCTTAGGGGGCGTTTGGACCAGCGGCATGCTCTCGTATGTGATGGATGCCGAAAAGCCGGGGCTCAATGCCGAGCTACCTCGTCGACTCGAGCAGATGGACGCCGTTCGTCACAGCGGTCCGAAGAATTACATCTACGACGTCGAAAGCATGAAGGTCCTATTGGAAGAGCTGTGTGACGAGAACGACATCAAAGTGCAGTACCACACGCGGATCGTGGCCGTCGAGAAAGATGCCGCCAACCGCGTGCGTGGCGTGATCACAGAATCGAAGTCGGGACGCCAGGCCTGGCGAGCCAACACGGTGGTCGATACGACCGGCGATGGGGACGTGGGGGCATTGGCCGGCTGCAAGTGGGAGTTTGGCCGCGAAGAGGATTGCCCCTGTCAGCCAATGTCGTTGATGGGAATCATCACGGCGAGCCCGGAAGCGCTTCAGCAGTTCGATCGGTTGAAGGGTGGCCAGACGAAGGACGAATTTCGAGCATTCATTCAGACGGCAGGTATCGATCCGTCGTACGCCAAGCCAACGCTCTGGTACATGGGTGGCAGTGTTGCCGCGGTGATGATGAATCACGAGTACGGCGTGCGTCCGTTCGACGCGGGGGCCGTGACCGAGGCGACCATTCGTGCCCGCCGCGAGTTGTACGACATTTGCCGCGGATTGAAGGGGCTAGGCGGAGCTTGGAGTGACTGCCGCCTGGTGACGACGGCCGAGCAAATCGGCGTTCGCGACGGACGACGCATCAAGGGACGCTATTTCGTCACCGTGGATGACGTCCGCGAAGGGGCCCGGCATGAAGACGCCATCTGTCGCAGCGAGTTCAGCGTCGACATCCACGCGGCGACGCGAGAGGAAAACAAGAAGGCAGCCTACAGCGGCCAAGGCGTTAAGGCCAAGCCGTTCGACATTCCGCTACGGGCGCTGATCGCGTCTGATGTGGACGGTCTGATGATGGCAGGCCGCTGCATCAGCGGCGATTTCTTCGCCCATGCCAGCTACCGCGTGACTGGCAATGCCGTGGCAATGGGCGAGGCGGCCGGGGTGACTTCGGCGCTGGCGGCGAAAGAAGGCTGCTTGCCGCAGGACGTCGCTTGGAAACCTATTTCCAAGCAGTTGGCGGAATTGCGTAAGCCGGTGGCTTAATCGCGGGTTACGATTTCCAGCAGTTCGACGGCAGGTTCGCCATTGCAATAGATGAGAGCCGTACGTCCGTAGACCGTTTCGTTCGGCTCAAGTCCCATCAGCTCGCGAAGTTCGCGGGCCGGTTGAATGTGCCACAAGCACGTCAGTTGAACTTCCCGCAGAACGTTGTGCTCGATGAGGACTCTGCCCAGCGGAATGCGTTCGCTTTTGATTTCGTTGGCCGGCTCTTCGTCCAGGAAGTCGCAATTCAAACGGACGATTCCGTACTGCACGACCTTCCCGTCACTTTGCCGAGTCAACAGGATCTTACGCGAGTAATACTGCCCTTCGGTTCGCTTCTGGAGAACCTTCACGTCAACGCTACAGCCGTGGAACTTCTCGACGGTAACGGTCATGTGCTCGTTGTGGGCGAGCAGTTGATGGAACGGCGCTGGAGTTTGCTGGGCCGAGACTTCTTCGAACTGTCCCAGTTCCTCGGGCTTGTCGTAAAAGAGGGCGATCAGCTGGCTAAGCTCAGGCATCGTATGGCGAGACGGTTTCACGTCGGTTCCTTTTGCTGCAAAGGGAAACGAAACTTGAGTTGGCCAACGGGATCGATCAGGGTGGGGCTATGAGGTGGGCGCGGCCAAGGGGAATTCGAGTTGGGTGGTTGGGATGACGATCGTCGGTTTGTGTTCTTCCGTCGTTTCCAAAATCGAATCGACTAGATAATACAACAATCGTCGGAAGGGTTCAGGGTCGATTTCATCAGCGATTTCTTCCGCTTTTGCTCGATATTTTTCGACCAGCTGCTGTGCGTCGTCGAAAACGCCTCCTTCGAGGTAAAGGCTTCGTACGCGCTGAATCTTCGCTGCGGCGGTCAAATCGGGATCATTCGCAATTCGGATGAGTTCGTTCTTGCGATCTTCCTTCAGGTTTTGCAAGGCCAGCGCCCACAGCACCGTCGGACGACCGCCGATGATGTCGTTTCCGGCGGAAAGTTTGTTATCCGAATCGCCGAGCCAGTCCTTCAGGTCGTTCAAGATCTGGAAAGCGACGCCGACATGCCGGGCAAACTTTCGCATTTGGTCGCGATAGTCTTCCCTCGTTTTGGCCAAGGCAATCCCGCAGTGCAGGGCAGCCTCGAA
This genomic interval carries:
- a CDS encoding sodium:solute symporter family protein: MVPLIVICVYLVLLLALGIFASMLFRGSSKDYMLASHSIGPFLLLMSLFGTTMTAFALVGSTGEAYAEGVGVYGLLASSSGIIHSLCFFVLGIKLWSLGKKYGYTTQIQFFRDRLQSDKIGILLFPILVGLVIPYLLIGVMASGTVVSAVSEGAFTNMFAEYDYGVPNWLGSLVISIVVLIYVFFGGMRGTAWANAFQTIVFMILGIITFWVISDNLGGVQAASEAVEKRNPSKLMRSVAESDEQKYEKAFATWQSLAEYNYANKKANGELLTPEQKEKAIADYKGPPIGNWKARAEANFAVASNLIDLSIAEKNDAYIEQDDRIMPKEKPQWWDKEVMTGHELNEYQRNEDAVLAAYTDPIYNKNMGHPNDLINPDKPELGTKWTRKRTAGVYRATKWSPEEPRAMSMLVFITYMFIPLSVGMFPHLFQHWLTAKNAQSFKLPVVAHPLFIAIVWIPCVLVGVWATSAVVPGTERALIPPHFNPNAVLPFMVANMSGPFLSGLLTAGVLAAIMSSLDSQFLCIGTMFTEDIVVHYGGKKRFTDKQVLIIARCFIIAIVAVTYILSLYEPRRVFTLGVWTFSGFSSLFPLVFAALYWKRLTKAGAYACVITAISLWCLFFYMSDMALNPHFTVFGMMPVATMVPAAAVAMIVVSLMTQPPSEEHLERFFPKKSSS
- a CDS encoding DUF3311 domain-containing protein, whose amino-acid sequence is MRYVVWLLVVALIILHQDLWYWDDRTLVGGFMPITLLWQAGISVGAGLVWFLATIFAWPSDLIEEAQQESEGGE
- a CDS encoding FAD-dependent oxidoreductase, which encodes MTHSLSRRQILAASVSSVLLPAALQGADSASDSPNQLTEPQRTIPVADTTDVLVCGGGPAGIATAISAARTGASVRILEAHGCLGGVWTSGMLSYVMDAEKPGLNAELPRRLEQMDAVRHSGPKNYIYDVESMKVLLEELCDENDIKVQYHTRIVAVEKDAANRVRGVITESKSGRQAWRANTVVDTTGDGDVGALAGCKWEFGREEDCPCQPMSLMGIITASPEALQQFDRLKGGQTKDEFRAFIQTAGIDPSYAKPTLWYMGGSVAAVMMNHEYGVRPFDAGAVTEATIRARRELYDICRGLKGLGGAWSDCRLVTTAEQIGVRDGRRIKGRYFVTVDDVREGARHEDAICRSEFSVDIHAATREENKKAAYSGQGVKAKPFDIPLRALIASDVDGLMMAGRCISGDFFAHASYRVTGNAVAMGEAAGVTSALAAKEGCLPQDVAWKPISKQLAELRKPVA